TACAATTTAGCAATACAAGGTAAACGCTATACTTGGGTCGGTCAAGGCAATAAGACCAGAGTCCTTGAAATCACAGTTCCATTGGTGACTGCCCATGCCTTGGTAATAAGCATTCATGGCAAATGTAGCATGGTGGATGGTAGTATTTGGGTTAAAATAGGGATGGTCTTCCTTTAATTCGGAGCATTCTTCAGGATTCACACCACATGCATAGTCTAAATTGGCTATTAGGGAATCGTTGCTGGTTGAAGGCTTTGCCACACACCAAGTCTACAAGATCATAGGAATTTCCCACAAGGTTTAGAtccaaatatattaaaatttgttactctataagtttatatgtttAGGATTACCTTCACATTAGTTGTTACTGAAGTCCctgcataatttttttgagacaCATATGGAAAGAGGTTAGGATTggagaaaattgaaagaatcATAGTCATTGAATCAAATAGTTTCTAAGAAAACCCATTAGGTGAATGCTATTAGTGACAGATTTGAAAACTAAAGCAAAATCCTTCAATAAACATTAAATAACTACCAAAAGAATGAACAAATAATCATCCAAACTGACATCTTGAAATATGTTTCTCATTTCATAAAACTCAATAGGATTGCCATAACTTGGAggataagaattttaatatattaaagctATTTGGAAGTTGGATGAGCCACAACCCTTAAACTTTAAAGGCTATGCAATCACAAAAATCACATTTTGAGAAAATCCAAACTAATTGATTAAGTACAATAATAAAACAATGCtcttgtaataaattaaaatgtattAGACCTACACTTAGGAGAACACAACATACATACAAGAAATGAGGGGATATATAAATTAGTTAACAAGTAAATAAATGCAACTcaaaactaaaagcaaaaaatttagAGAGTACTTAAGTCCAATGACAAAAGCATAAGGAAAAGGAAGAGGATAGCCAAAGATAGTTTTGTTTTAGCCATGGCTATGATGAACTGAAGATTGTCAAGGATTGAAGATGTGTAATGTGAATGAAAAGAGTGAGAGAGGGTGGGGTTTTGGAAGAGATGAGGATTCTTTTTATGCAAATTGGATTGCAATTATCTCTAAGCCTTGATTGCTCTTTGGTCCTAgagatttacaaaaaaaatgcataaattttAGATAGCTGGCTAGATGTTATATGATTCAAACAAACACAGCATAGGGGAAAGCTTCTCATACTTTTTTTGTGACATAGAATTCTAATAGCATTTTCCTATTAGCTTCAAGATTGCCTATGATGTATAAAATCACATTAATgcaatggtaaaaaaaaaaggaaggattGGGTTTGGTGGCAAACTTCATTAATTTACAAGGGACCATTAACAACGggaaaaattgttgcaataactaTAAAGTTGTTGCAATAAGGTGTTATTGCAATGTCAAAGAAGTTGTTACGAGCCGTTGTAATAAAGCTATTTGGAAGTTGGATGAGCCACACCCCTTAAACTTTAAAGGCTATACAATCACAAAAATCACATTTTGAGAAAATCCAAACTAATTGATTAAGTACAATAATCAAAAAATACtcttgtaataaattaaaatgtattAGACCTACACTTAGGACAACACAACATACATACAAGAAAGGAGGGGATATATAAATCAGTTAACAAGTAAATAAACGCAACtcagaaaactaaaaacaaaaaattgagagagtaCCTAAGTCCAATGACAAAAGCATAAGGAAAAGGAAGAGGATAGCCAAAGATAGTTTTGTTTTAGCCATGGCTATGATGAACTGAAGATTGTCAAGGATTGAATATGTGTAATGTGAATGAAAAGAGTGAGAGAGGGTGGGGTTTTGGAAGAGTTGAGGATTCTATTTATGCAATCTAGATTGCAATTATCTCTGAGCCTTGATTGCTCTTTGGTCCTAgagctttataaaaaaaaaaatgcataaatctTAGACAGCTGGCAAGATGTTATGTGATTCAAACAAACACAGCATAGGGGAAAGCTTGTCATACTTTTTTTGTGACATAGAATTCTAATGGCATTTTCCTAGTAGCTTCAAGATTGCCTATGATGTATAAATTCACATTAATGCAATggtaaaaaaaaggaaggattAGGTTTGGTGGCAAACTTCATTAATTTACAAGGGACCATTAACAACAGGAAAAATTGTTGCAACGTCAAAAAAGTTGTTGCGAGCCGTTGTAATAAACTCCGAGGCAATAGGTTTAAGCAACACAAAGATCTTGTTGCAATAAATTCTACATATTGCAACAAGTATGTTAATGCAATaacttctttattacaacaaatAACTTTGTGGCAATAGTTTATTGCTTCAATgcaataacttttttattacaaCAAATATTTTGTGGCAATAGTTTACTGCTTCAAAGGTTTTGTTATAATACGTGAAAAATGTCATAGCTTATTATAACAAACAACCTTATTGCAATAGgttgagtttttattattattattattaatttgtctATTCCCTTGTCTTGCAATATTCACATTATAAGACAATATAAACATTATATTATGGAActataataacaaataaaagatacaaattaaaaaaatgcaaaagtcAAAGCACTCCATTAAATgtccaaaaacacaaatatatacataacaTGTTGAGTTTACGATCAAACACATGTAACAAGTCTTTTTTTACCTATTACAACAATATATTTTGATGTGAAATAAGTGTTTACTTATTGCAACaacatatttcaaaataaaataaggttTAGTTATTACAACAACACATTTAGATGTAACAAGGTAATTCTTGCAACAATTTTAattgatgtaataaatttaagttactattacaacaaaaaacaaccCATAGATGCAATAGTATACATATTACcccaattatttttgttgttgcaataTTACTTGTTGTAACAggtcttttttcttgtagtctctctctctctcctttttaattAGCATATGagtagacattttttttttctctccaaccttTCATATACGTTGATATAAACCGTTACAAAACTTAAAAGACTTCTAATCTTCTACAATCATTTATAATTCTCATATTTGTGTTGACTCTCAATATCTTTTCAACTAGCCTTTAAACAGGGATGGAGGCATGCTTTGACATGGGGAGCAATAGTCCtcacaattatttatttatttaaaacatTAGAATATTCTTAATATTTAGTGCTAATTTTAGCAGTATTGTGCTGTAAAGTTACACTTTTCCCACCTTTTATAATATCATTAATTCCTTTAAGATTAATGATATAGCTTCAAACTTATCTAGAACGTATTTACAAACTGTTGAGGATGTAAATTCATATTGGTTCACATTTGACCCGTCACTTACactacttttttacttaccaataattactcactacatcagtaatttgtaaaaaattttgtagctCTAGCattcttcattttaaaaaccataaaaaatctatagattttaaatctaaaacaaaatatacaagtccaATAAATTAGcgcaataacaaaaattactaatagtaaatttaaaacaaattaagcTCAATCAACCAATTTGACCAAAACAAATAACCCGGccctttaaaataaatttaaataaaattattttgtcctTACCCAATAGTACCATCAAAGtcacacacacccaaaaaaaaataaaaaaaaatccctcaagCGACTAAGTAGCAGTAGAGTTAGAGGTTGGAGTAGCCAACGGAGTCAATTTCGTACTAGAAGCTGTACCGGTTTAGCCAGTAGAATGAAATATTTCGGTTCTAGCCAGTACCGGTATAGTGTTTTGAGATTACGATTATTTTATAAAGAGCTCAAATTTAGTAATGATGGAGTGTAAAACTTATGTCAGTAAAAGTCAAAGTGCACACAATTTATTAAAAGTATTTACAAATTATAAgacatctcatttaaatatctttttttattataaaaaaactcatttaaataTCTTTGATCcttaattttagttaaaattctatcttttaaaattcattagacattgatattatttataattattattgttaataatacaaagttttttttaaatgacacaTGGTAGTAggttttcttaattattattattatagtgcTAAATCCATTAGATATTGATATATTTGGTGTTCTGCagttgaagttaaaaaaaaaaaaaaaaacttaataaaaggAAGTTAAGTTTGAATTCATTTTCACGTGATTGAATGTTAGAcacacaaaacaataaaaaaattataaaattattttattcaaataaattaataataaaggGGCTGAAGTTGGAACTTGGaatttattattagtaaaaGTTGGGTAAATTTGTCAAGTACATAAACAAAAaggacaaaacaaaagaaattgaaaagccaaaccaaaaaacaaaagccatGAAAGAGGTTCTTGGTTAtttaatgaagaagaagaagaagtgggaGGCAATAGAGATCAGCCAAATGGGACTTCAGCAACGTGGCAGTTATTTTCTGGTGGTGGCAGCAATATAGTGAGAGACCATAAGTTAATATGTTACTAaaagagggaagagagataCTGGATctgaaaaattttctttctttttgatctaAAAGTCATATTCCAGTCCGGTATGATTTTTCTGGCCGAAATAAGATATTTCGTCCGGTATAGCCGGAACAACCCGGTATAACCGGTATTTGAACCGAAACGAAACACGTGTTTCAATACCGTTTTAAGCTCCGGTAGAGAAAATattggccggtacggtacgatATCGACTCCCTTGGCAGCCGCACATAACCAACAACATTGTTGTCCTCTTAACTCCAAGTCTTGTCTTACCTTTGTCTGTAAAGGTAGAAAATGTAGAcaaagattgaaaattttatattttaatttgggtttctAATTTTTAAGGGTTATTTGAGTGGCTACTTTTCCTATCAAAAGCTTGAATCTTTTCGCTTTAATTCGTGTTTTAGGTAGTGAGTTTTATCCGATAATTCTTACAAAATTGAAACctttgattgaattttatttgaGTGAGCTGCGCATTCATTTATCTTTGGTCATATTTCTTTTAGCTCTAACAATTCTTTTGTAGATCTAATAGTTTTTTCAGCTCCTCAATGTTGGGATAAGCATATTTGTATAGCAAAGTCTCTTCAAATGACCACTCTTCTTGGCTATAATGTTGCCATTGACTTGTAGTTGGTTTATCAGTGACAAATTCAATGGAAAGGACATAACTATCACATAGTAGTGTAAGACTTACCGCTAGTTTATATAAGACGTAGACGAAAACAccattttagtctttatattttGAGGTTATGGTTAatttagttcctacattttagTAACAGTTAATTTAGTTtctattattttcaacttgcaatcAATTCACTAATGGAAAATACTTACGTGGCAAACAGTCTATCTTGTTGGCGCACATGTAgttaacataataatataaaatcaattaattaaatattataaaagccacatcagcattttaataataaaagaaattcatgtcagtcaaaaaattctgaaaagattaattaaaagaaaaaaaataaagaaaatgaatttttaaaagaatcttcactttcttttattttctttagaattCTTGCACTTTCTTGTTTTCCAAACACAATATACCCAGCAACACCCAACACCCAACCACAAGGATGCCACCTCTGCTATATCGATCTGCCCATCTTTCCTAGTGGTTGTTTCATCTCCCTGGGAGTGTTCCAAGGGCGTATTCGGATATTCCAAAATTCTATATTCCAGTGCCCTCGCTATTGCAGACTTCCACCTCGTTATTGTCCTTATTGCGCTGGTGATGATATGAATTTTCTGTTTGGGAACTTGGGGATTACGCTAATGCAGGCACATGGTCACTGAAACACAAAGTTTACTTCAGGGACATACTTCCAGAATATCCTATTTTCAAAATGAAAGGGGCGGAGCTGAGCTCCCATGGCCTATGAAATTCGTAGCCTTCCACCCGAATGATGGCGATATTGTCTTCATACAGATACTTGAAAATTGCATTGTCTCGTGCAACATTAAGACGAGGGTGATCTGTTCCTTGCCTGGTATTGTGTCTATGTATGTGAAATCTGTAAAAAAAACCCAGTCTGTAGTGTGTATGTCCAAATTCATTCTAGAGTGCTTATTTAGTGCTGATGTCGGTATTGGGATATTTTTTGGCTAAACACTCGGTATTGGGATTTGATTTCATATTGTCGTGTTGCTGGGTATATTGtgtttggaaaaaaagaaactgcaagaattctaaagaaaataaaagaaagtgaagattcttttaaaaattcattttctttatttttttcttttaattaatattttcagaatttttttgtctaacatggatttcttttattattaaaatgctgatgtggctcttataatatttaattaattgattttatattattatgttaacCACATATGTACTAACAAGGCAGACCGTTTGCCACGTAAGTATCTTTCGTTAGTGAGTTAACGGTAAAGATTAAGTTGACTGCAAGTTGAAAAcaataaggaccaaattgattactgctaaaatgtagggaccaaattgatcgTAATATCAAAATGTAGCGACTAAAATGGTGTTTTTGCCTAAGATGTATATCATGTTTCTTTAGTCCTGCATAACATATAAGATGTATacatgtttcttcttcttttttaagggtaaatttCACTAATCTATTTAAGGTTTAGGCTAATGCTAACTAGGtccaaaacatttcaaaactaTCCAACTTGGTCCTTAAACACAAACAATGTTACACCAacattatctctctctctctctccaacctGCAAACACAATGCTAAttgcctttctttttctcaatgaATCTTATAAATGaaactaatataaatatttgttgaAAGAATATTATTCAAATTAGTTTCTAATGGTAGTTTAATCTTGAGCTGGGTGtccattttaatttctttaatttggGTGCCAGGCATAATAACACCCATCATAGACGCCAAGATGATTATCTCACTTGCCTAGGTAATATCACCTTAGCATCACTATTGTTGACTGTTTCCAAGCGTTAGCATGAGTTACatattagtatatataaaatgagaagccattacatattttaaaattttattgcttaaaaaatgtgtaagttgTAATTCTTACACCAAgtttaatttaaacttatctatatatataataataggtgaagttaAGAGAAACTCAatttagagttccaattttgtgtcacgtttcctaaattttttttcttaattttagaatcaaatatggggccacattataaatatttattcaaatgagttattaagtacaaaaaccaaagagtctagaataaatgaatcgtaaaaaaaaatgcttcacaataataaataaataaataaacatggaaaatttacattttatacttaataatatccttacaaaattttataaagagttaacaaaatataaaaatgattatcaatagtatttaaattatatatataggaattatattatgcatcttattgtatatctttaagtgtatccatgcatatacaTGGAGTTAcaagctaatatatatatagctgagaaaaaatctaattaaattttaaaattaagtctaattttgtgccacgtgtctcatctaattttaaatttgtgtgttaAGTGAATTATttggtgtaaaattcaaagagtctaaattcaattatattttaaattgaattttaattggggttcaattttgtgtcatgtgtctcatctaattttttaatttttgtggtaaTTTAATTATAGGGTGCAAAAAATGAATAATCAagatctaattaaattctaaatcatgtATATATACACCCCTCTAATATAAGGGTGATAAAAACACCCCTCTAATATCATTAATGTAGAGTATTAATTTCCCAAATTAGTTACTTTTACTTAAATTCCTCACATTTAATGCCTCACAGTAATCAatcatttttctctttcctcccaTACCGATTCAATGGTATTACcccttagggtccgtttggttggaaaTGTGGAAAATTTGGAGGATAGAAAAAgatgggaggatgaaaaagtgggagaatagaaaagattttattttctttcatttttgtttgtttgagagtgaaaaagtgaaatgatcaatgatgaaaaaaatgagtttgaataaatttactcatatatcCTTGTTAAAGAATGAtgcttacttaaaaaaaatgacatataaccacacacaaaaaagaacagtcacccaaatttattaaaaaaataaaagtaatgttccaaaaaagaaaaagaggcaaTGTTACTGcccagcaaaaagaaaaagaaaaaaaaaaaggcacgtTAGgccctagaaaatcaaaagaaacaaaaagagtagaaaaaaaaaaaggcaacaacccaggaaaaagaaaacaaaaaaagggcaACGGTAATtcccaataaaaaaagaaaaaagaagaagaggcaactgtccaaaaaaaaaaagaaaaaagaaaaataaaaagggtaaCGTACTACCCAgtggagaagaaaaaataaataaagacaacttaaagaatgtgcacatgagcatttttgtcaattaagaaaaaaaatt
This genomic stretch from Castanea sativa cultivar Marrone di Chiusa Pesio chromosome 9, ASM4071231v1 harbors:
- the LOC142608939 gene encoding glucan endo-1,3-beta-glucosidase 5-like, yielding MTMILSIFSNPNLFPYVSQKNYAGTSVTTNVKTWCVAKPSTSNDSLIANLDYACGVNPEECSELKEDHPYFNPNTTIHHATFAMNAYYQGMGSHQWNCDFKDSGLIALTDPSYADCIYSGGDTGKWCVAKPMTSDDMLQANIDFACNHVDCGLIRYGGGCYYPDTLINHASVIMNLYYQANGRKDMSCYFKNTDCIVMKDPSYDECKYKF